Proteins found in one Microbacterium sp. LWS13-1.2 genomic segment:
- a CDS encoding gluconokinase has protein sequence MGPSGSGKSAVGLALARRLGLAFVDADDLHPAANVAKMAAGIPLDDEDRMPWLDVVAATLHDARGGAVMACSALARRYRDRIRAGAAGVVFVELRVPQDELARRMGSREHFMPSSLLASQLRTLEHLEPDEPGVVVAGDPPLTEVVDAAVAALERYQSLR, from the coding sequence ATGGGCCCGAGCGGTTCGGGCAAGTCCGCCGTGGGGCTGGCGCTGGCGCGGCGGCTCGGGCTGGCGTTCGTCGACGCCGACGACCTGCATCCTGCCGCCAATGTCGCGAAGATGGCAGCCGGCATCCCGCTCGACGACGAGGACCGGATGCCGTGGCTCGACGTCGTCGCCGCGACGCTGCACGATGCGCGCGGGGGAGCGGTGATGGCCTGCTCGGCGCTCGCCCGCCGCTATCGCGACCGCATCCGCGCGGGCGCCGCGGGAGTCGTCTTCGTGGAGCTGCGGGTGCCGCAGGACGAACTGGCCCGCCGCATGGGGTCACGCGAGCACTTCATGCCGTCGTCGCTGCTGGCCTCGCAGCTGCGCACCCTCGAGCATCTCGAGCCGGATGAACCGGGAGTCGTCGTCGCGGGGGATCCGCCGCTGACCGAGGTCGTGGATGCGGCGGTGGCGGCGCTCGAGCGGTATCAGTCCTTGCGGTAG